Proteins from a single region of Streptomyces sp. Tu 3180:
- the bcp gene encoding thioredoxin-dependent thiol peroxidase, translated as MSERLQPGDEAPAFTLPDADGKEVSLADHRGRKVIVYFYPAALTPGCTKQACDFTDNLELLAGAGYDVIGISPDKPEKLAKFREKESLRVTLLADPDKRVLEAYGAHGEKKLYGKTVVGVIRSTVVVDEEGKVERALYNVKATGHVAKIIKDLGV; from the coding sequence ATGAGCGAACGCCTCCAGCCCGGGGACGAGGCCCCCGCCTTCACCCTGCCCGACGCCGACGGCAAGGAGGTGTCCCTGGCCGACCACAGGGGCCGCAAGGTCATCGTCTACTTCTACCCGGCCGCGCTCACCCCCGGCTGCACCAAGCAGGCCTGCGACTTCACCGACAACCTGGAGCTGCTGGCGGGCGCCGGCTACGACGTGATCGGCATCTCCCCCGACAAGCCGGAGAAGCTCGCCAAGTTCCGCGAGAAGGAGTCCCTGAGGGTCACCCTGCTCGCCGACCCCGACAAGCGGGTCCTGGAGGCGTACGGCGCCCACGGCGAGAAGAAGCTCTACGGCAAGACGGTGGTCGGCGTCATCCGCTCCACGGTCGTCGTCGACGAGGAGGGCAAGGTCGAACGCGCCCTCTACAACGTCAAGGCGACGGGCCACGTGGCCAAGATCATCAAGGATCTGGGCGTCTGA
- a CDS encoding PTS glucose/sucrose transporter subunit IIB, whose amino-acid sequence MATKAEKIVAGLGGIDNIEEVEGCITRLRTEVVDPAKVDEAALKAAGAHGVVKMGSAIQVVIGTDADPIAAEIEDMM is encoded by the coding sequence ATGGCCACCAAGGCTGAGAAGATCGTTGCCGGGCTCGGCGGCATCGACAACATCGAAGAGGTCGAGGGCTGCATCACCCGCCTGCGCACGGAGGTCGTCGACCCGGCCAAGGTCGACGAAGCCGCCCTGAAGGCCGCCGGCGCCCACGGCGTCGTCAAGATGGGCAGCGCCATCCAGGTCGTCATCGGAACCGACGCCGACCCCATCGCCGCGGAGATCGAAGACATGATGTGA
- the rph gene encoding ribonuclease PH has protein sequence MSRIDGRTPEQLRPVTIERGWSKHAEGSVLVSFGDTKVLCTASVTEGVPRWRKGSGEGWVTAEYAMLPRATNTRGDRESVKGRIGGRTHEISRLIGRSLRAVIDYKALGENTVVLDCDVLQADGGTRTAAITGSYVALADAVAWARSRKLVKAGRQPLTGTVSAVSVGIVGGVPLLDLCYEEDVKADTDMNVVCTGDGRFVEVQGTAEAQPFARDELDALLDLGVAGCAELAAAQRAALDTVTER, from the coding sequence ATGTCTCGAATCGACGGCCGCACCCCCGAACAACTCCGCCCGGTCACCATCGAACGCGGCTGGAGCAAGCACGCCGAAGGCTCCGTCCTCGTCTCCTTCGGCGACACCAAGGTCCTGTGCACCGCCTCCGTCACCGAAGGCGTCCCCCGCTGGCGCAAGGGCAGCGGCGAGGGCTGGGTCACCGCCGAGTACGCGATGCTCCCCCGGGCCACCAACACCCGCGGCGACCGCGAGTCCGTCAAGGGCCGCATCGGCGGCCGCACCCACGAGATCAGCCGCCTCATCGGCCGCTCCCTGCGCGCCGTCATCGACTACAAGGCCCTCGGCGAGAACACCGTCGTCCTCGACTGCGACGTCCTCCAGGCCGACGGCGGCACCCGCACCGCCGCCATCACCGGCTCCTACGTCGCCCTCGCCGACGCCGTCGCCTGGGCCCGGTCCAGGAAACTGGTCAAGGCCGGCCGCCAGCCGCTGACCGGCACCGTCAGCGCCGTCTCCGTCGGCATCGTCGGCGGCGTCCCCCTCCTCGACCTCTGCTACGAGGAGGACGTCAAGGCCGACACCGACATGAACGTCGTCTGCACCGGCGACGGCCGCTTCGTCGAGGTCCAGGGCACCGCCGAGGCCCAGCCCTTCGCCCGCGACGAACTCGACGCCCTCCTCGACCTCGGCGTCGCCGGCTGCGCCGAACTGGCCGCCGCGCAGCGCGCCGCGCTTGATACCGTCACCGAAAGGTAA
- the rdgB gene encoding RdgB/HAM1 family non-canonical purine NTP pyrophosphatase yields MTRLILATRNAGKITELRAILAEAGLPHELVGADAYPEVPDVRETGVTFAENALLKAHALARATGLPAVADDSGLCVDVLNGAPGIFSARWAGRHGDDRANLDLLLAQLSDIADEHRGAHFACAAALALPDGTERVVEGRLRGTLRHAPAGAGGFGYDPILQPEGETRTCAELTPAEKNAISHRGEAFRALVPVVRELVG; encoded by the coding sequence ATGACCCGCCTGATCCTCGCCACCCGCAACGCCGGAAAGATCACCGAACTGAGGGCCATCCTCGCCGAGGCCGGCCTGCCGCACGAACTCGTCGGCGCCGACGCCTACCCCGAGGTCCCCGACGTCAGGGAAACCGGCGTCACCTTCGCCGAGAACGCCCTCCTCAAGGCCCACGCCCTCGCCCGGGCCACGGGCCTGCCCGCCGTCGCCGACGACTCCGGCCTCTGCGTCGACGTCCTCAACGGCGCCCCCGGCATCTTCTCCGCCCGCTGGGCGGGCCGTCACGGCGACGACCGGGCCAACCTGGACCTCCTGCTCGCCCAGCTCTCCGACATCGCCGACGAGCACCGGGGCGCCCACTTCGCCTGCGCGGCGGCCCTCGCCCTCCCCGACGGCACGGAACGCGTGGTCGAGGGCCGGTTGCGGGGCACCCTCCGCCACGCCCCCGCCGGCGCCGGCGGCTTCGGCTACGACCCGATCCTCCAGCCGGAGGGCGAGACCCGCACCTGCGCGGAACTGACCCCGGCCGAGAAGAACGCGATCAGCCACCGGGGCGAGGCGTTCCGGGCCCTGGTGCCGGTGGTGCGGGAGTTGGTGGGCTGA